The Lycium barbarum isolate Lr01 chromosome 12, ASM1917538v2, whole genome shotgun sequence genome includes a region encoding these proteins:
- the LOC132623094 gene encoding uncharacterized protein LOC132623094: protein MILPIDSANKLSFKRCIKDGDLVIVYERHDTMKAVKVSEDGVLQNRFGAFKHSEWIGKPFGSKVLSNKGSFVYLLAPTAELWTLVLSHRTQILYIADISFVIMYLEIVPGCLVLESGTGSGSLSTSLARAVAPTGHVYTFDFHEQRAASAREDFEKTGLSNLVTVGVRDIQGEGFPDEFCGRTDSVFLDLPQPWLAIPSAGKMLKPDGVLCSFSPCIEQVQRSCEALKSHFTDIRTFEVLLRTYEVRQKILESCPVNEGGSIERPPRKRRQGSAEGSNGNECSSSPTVVIRPSGEARGHTGYLTFARLKCFV, encoded by the exons ATGATTCTTCCGATTGACTCAGCAAATAAATTATCGTTTAAGCGCTGCATTAAAGATGGAGATTTGGTCATTGTGTATGAGAGGCATGATACAATGAAAGCAGTGAAAGTCAGTGAGGATGGGGTTCTGCAGAATCGTTTTGGTGCTTTTAAGCATTCTGAATGGATAGGCAAACCATTTGGGTCCAAAGTTTTAAGTAACAAAGGAAGTTTTGTTTACTTGTTAGCTCCAACTGCAGAGTTATGGACATTGGTTTTAAGTCACAGAACTCAGATTCTTTATATAGCTGATATTAGTTTCGTCATTATGTATTTGGAGATCGTTCCTGGTTGTTTGGTTCTTGAATCTGGTACTGGAAGTGGATCTTTGTCAACTTCCCTTGCAAGGGCTGTGGCCCCCACTGGCCATGTTTATACCtttgatttccatgaacagaGAGCTGCCTCAGCTAG GGAGGACTTTGAAAAGACAGGGTTGAGCAATCTGGTAACAGTAGGAGTACGAGATATACAGGGCGAAGGGTTCCCTGATGAATTTTGTGGGAGGACAGATTCAGTATTCCTAGACCTTCCTCAACCTTGGCTTGCCATTCCTTCTGCTGGCAAAATGTTGAAACCAGATGGGGTATTGTGCTCCTTCTCGCCATGCATTGAGCAAGTACAACGCTCTTGTGAAGCACTCAAATCACATTTTACAG ATATAAGAACATTTGAAGTGCTTCTACGCACCTATGAAGTTAGGCAAAAGATACTAGAGAGCTGCCCAGTAAATGAAGGAGGTTCTATTGAGCGCCCTCCACGGAAGAGGAGGCAGGGTTCTGCTGAAGGAAGCAATGGGAATGAATGCTCTTCTTCTCCTACGGTTGTGATTAGGCCTTCTGGTGAGGCAAGAGGTCATACTGGCTATTTGACATTTGCCAGACTTAAATGTTTTGTGTAA
- the LOC132623972 gene encoding phosphoenolpyruvate/phosphate translocator 2, chloroplastic isoform X2 yields METCTFYMSLSTPFLKPHKPPNQIFTSNNKFNSPHQHYAFHKPNSNSIHKLSVPNLLKNRCRFALFKVKAVAENAEESEAAKPREFVNTMQLGAMFGTWYTLNIYYNIYNKQVLKVFPFPASVTAFQLGCGTMLILFMWGFRLHPIPKITKSQFRAIFLLAAVHTLGNLLTNISLGRVAVSFTHTIKAMEPFFTVLLSALFLAERPSLWIVSSLVPIVGGVALASMTEASFNWIGFGSAMASNLTNQSRNVFSKKFMVKEEEALDNINLFSIITIISFILLVPAAILMEGIKFTPSYLQYAVSYMILQMVSPVTHAVGNCVKRVVVIVSSVIFFQTPVSPINSLGTALALAGVFLYSRAKRLQRKSKVA; encoded by the exons ATGGAAACCTGTACATTTTACATGTCTCTTTCCACACCATTTCTAAAGCCTCATAAACCTCCCAATCAAATCTTTACTAGTAATAATAAATTCAACTCACCTCATCAGCATTATGCTTTCCATAAGCCAAACAGTAACTCAATTCACAAACTTAGTGTTCCTAATTTGCTCAAAAATCGATGTCGATTTGCTCTGTTCAAAGTTAAGGCAGTTGCAGAAAATGCTGAAGAATCTGAGGCTGCAAAGCCACGTGAATTTGTAAATACTATGCAGTTGGGTGCTATGTTTGGAACATGGTACACTTTGAATATATATTACAACATTTACAACAAACAGGTTCTCAAGGTCTTTCCATTTCCGGCAAGTGTTACGGCTTTCCAACTTGGGTGTGGCACTATGCTAATACTGTTTATGTGGGGATTTCGTCTCCATCCAATACCCAAGATCACTAAATCTCAA TTTAGAGCAATATTTTTACTAGCTGCAGTTCACACATTGGGTAATCTTCTAACGAACATCAGTCTTGGGAGAGTAGCAGTTTCCTTCACTCACACTATCAAAGCAATGGAACCTTTTTTCACTGTACTTCTTTCTGCCCTTTTTCTTGCAGAG CGGCCATCTCTCTGGATTGTATCTTCCCTGGTTCCCATTGTTGGTGGAGTGGCATTAGCATCAATGACAGAGGCCTCTTTTAATTG GATAGGCTTTGGCAGTGCAATGGCTTCCAATCTGACTAACCAATCGCGCAATGTATTTAGCAAAAAGTTCATGGTTAAAGAGGAG GAGGCATTGGACAATATCAATTTGTTCTCTATCATTACAATCATTTCATTCATCCTTTTGGTACCTGCTGCCATTTTGATGGAAGGGATCAAGTTTACTCCATCCTATCTACAATATGCT GTTTCATATATGATCCTACAAATGGTATCACCAGTGACACATGCAGTTGGCAATTGTGTGAAGAGAGTGGTGGTCATTGTATCCTCAGTCATCTTTTTCCAAACACCTGTCTCACCAATTAATTCCCTTG GGACTGCTTTGGCTCTAGCTGGAGTCTTTCTTTATTCAAGAGCAAAGAGGTTACAACGGAAGTCAAAAGTTGCATAA
- the LOC132623972 gene encoding phosphoenolpyruvate/phosphate translocator 2, chloroplastic isoform X1, with translation METCTFYMSLSTPFLKPHKPPNQIFTSNNKFNSPHQHYAFHKPNSNSIHKLSVPNLLKNRCRFALFKVKAVAENAEESEAAKPREFVNTMQLGAMFGTWYTLNIYYNIYNKQVLKVFPFPASVTAFQLGCGTMLILFMWGFRLHPIPKITKSQFRAIFLLAAVHTLGNLLTNISLGRVAVSFTHTIKAMEPFFTVLLSALFLAERPSLWIVSSLVPIVGGVALASMTEASFNWIGFGSAMASNLTNQSRNVFSKKFMVKEEEALDNINLFSIITIISFILLVPAAILMEGIKFTPSYLQYAASQGLNVSEMCMRLLLAGFCFHTYQQVSYMILQMVSPVTHAVGNCVKRVVVIVSSVIFFQTPVSPINSLGTALALAGVFLYSRAKRLQRKSKVA, from the exons ATGGAAACCTGTACATTTTACATGTCTCTTTCCACACCATTTCTAAAGCCTCATAAACCTCCCAATCAAATCTTTACTAGTAATAATAAATTCAACTCACCTCATCAGCATTATGCTTTCCATAAGCCAAACAGTAACTCAATTCACAAACTTAGTGTTCCTAATTTGCTCAAAAATCGATGTCGATTTGCTCTGTTCAAAGTTAAGGCAGTTGCAGAAAATGCTGAAGAATCTGAGGCTGCAAAGCCACGTGAATTTGTAAATACTATGCAGTTGGGTGCTATGTTTGGAACATGGTACACTTTGAATATATATTACAACATTTACAACAAACAGGTTCTCAAGGTCTTTCCATTTCCGGCAAGTGTTACGGCTTTCCAACTTGGGTGTGGCACTATGCTAATACTGTTTATGTGGGGATTTCGTCTCCATCCAATACCCAAGATCACTAAATCTCAA TTTAGAGCAATATTTTTACTAGCTGCAGTTCACACATTGGGTAATCTTCTAACGAACATCAGTCTTGGGAGAGTAGCAGTTTCCTTCACTCACACTATCAAAGCAATGGAACCTTTTTTCACTGTACTTCTTTCTGCCCTTTTTCTTGCAGAG CGGCCATCTCTCTGGATTGTATCTTCCCTGGTTCCCATTGTTGGTGGAGTGGCATTAGCATCAATGACAGAGGCCTCTTTTAATTG GATAGGCTTTGGCAGTGCAATGGCTTCCAATCTGACTAACCAATCGCGCAATGTATTTAGCAAAAAGTTCATGGTTAAAGAGGAG GAGGCATTGGACAATATCAATTTGTTCTCTATCATTACAATCATTTCATTCATCCTTTTGGTACCTGCTGCCATTTTGATGGAAGGGATCAAGTTTACTCCATCCTATCTACAATATGCT GCAAGCCAAGGTTTAAATGTCAGCGAAATGTGTATGAGACTTCTTTTAGCTGGATTCTGCTTTCACACTTACCAACAG GTTTCATATATGATCCTACAAATGGTATCACCAGTGACACATGCAGTTGGCAATTGTGTGAAGAGAGTGGTGGTCATTGTATCCTCAGTCATCTTTTTCCAAACACCTGTCTCACCAATTAATTCCCTTG GGACTGCTTTGGCTCTAGCTGGAGTCTTTCTTTATTCAAGAGCAAAGAGGTTACAACGGAAGTCAAAAGTTGCATAA